The Altererythrobacter sp. ZODW24 genome window below encodes:
- a CDS encoding fatty acid desaturase — MSNVAAPNIQTSRLRQLAIGLGLAFANVAAWLAIHFYAMFVFDLTWASLPFALVMGAVQCWLSVGLFIISHDAMHGSLAPGRPRLNSAIGASLLFLYAGFAWGKMRDAHFVHHKKPGSPDDPDFDHQSPRHFGRWYMTFLKRYFGWQSILFVSSVVTIYWLVLGVPVQKIVLLYGAPAILSSVQLFYFGTFRPHRHHDDAFADRHNARSEGFGVLASLASCFHFGYHHEHHVHPNVPWWALPSVRRRTLENASGAAA, encoded by the coding sequence ATGAGCAATGTTGCTGCCCCGAATATCCAGACGTCGCGCCTTCGCCAGTTGGCAATCGGGCTCGGGCTGGCATTTGCGAATGTCGCAGCTTGGCTCGCGATCCATTTCTACGCGATGTTTGTGTTCGATCTGACGTGGGCGAGCTTGCCCTTCGCGCTTGTCATGGGCGCGGTGCAATGCTGGCTATCGGTCGGTCTGTTCATCATCAGCCATGACGCGATGCACGGTTCGCTGGCACCGGGACGGCCCCGGCTGAACTCAGCCATCGGTGCGAGCCTCCTGTTCCTCTACGCCGGCTTTGCTTGGGGCAAGATGCGGGATGCGCATTTCGTCCATCACAAGAAACCCGGTTCGCCTGACGATCCCGATTTTGACCATCAGAGCCCGCGCCACTTTGGCCGCTGGTATATGACTTTTCTAAAGCGCTATTTCGGCTGGCAGTCGATCCTGTTCGTATCGAGCGTCGTGACGATCTATTGGCTAGTACTCGGCGTGCCAGTTCAGAAGATCGTACTGCTCTACGGCGCACCTGCGATCCTGTCGTCCGTCCAGCTTTTCTATTTCGGTACGTTCCGTCCGCACCGGCACCATGACGATGCATTTGCTGACCGGCACAACGCCCGCAGTGAGGGGTTCGGCGTGCTTGCCAGCCTCGCCAGTTGCTTCCATTTCGGCTATCATCACGAACATCATGTGCACCCGAATGTGCCTTGGTGGGCGCTTCCCAGTGTCCGCCGCCGGACACTCGAAAATGCCAGCGGAGCAGCTGCATGA
- the nusA gene encoding transcription termination factor NusA — MASAISANKAELLAIATAVATEKMIDKSIVIEAMEEAIQKSARSRYGAENDIRAKLDPLTGDLRLWRVVEVVEEVEDYFKQVDLAQAEKLEKGASIGDFIVDPLPAVELGRIDAQSAKQVIFQKVRDAERERQFEEFKDRADEVITGVIKSVEFGHVIVNLGRAEGVIRRDQQIPREAARVGERVRALITKVERNNRGPQIFLSRAHPDFMRKLFAQEVPEIYDGIIEIKAAARDPGSRAKIGVISHDSSIDPVGACVGMKGSRVQAVVQELQGEKIDIIPWSDDAATFTVNALQPATVSRVVLDEDESRIEVVVPEDQLSLAIGRRGQNVRLASQLTDSQIDIMTEEEASVKRQKEFSERSKMFEEELDVDETLSQLLVAEGFAELEEVAYVSLAELAEIEGFDEDLAEELQNRAKEALDRHEATARTARQELGVEDDLATMPHLTEQMLVVLGKAGILTLDDLADLATDELIAKKREAPRRRNNPEAGPPMKRPPQRAEDKGGVLGAYGLTEEQGNEIIMAARAHWFEDEPAADAAPSEEAADAESST, encoded by the coding sequence ATGGCCAGTGCGATTTCCGCCAACAAGGCTGAGCTGCTTGCAATTGCAACGGCCGTCGCCACCGAAAAGATGATCGATAAGTCGATCGTTATCGAAGCGATGGAAGAGGCGATCCAGAAGTCGGCTCGCTCGCGTTACGGCGCAGAGAACGACATTCGTGCAAAGCTCGATCCGCTGACCGGCGATCTTCGCTTATGGCGCGTCGTGGAAGTGGTTGAGGAAGTCGAAGACTACTTCAAGCAGGTCGATCTGGCGCAGGCTGAAAAGCTGGAGAAGGGCGCTTCTATCGGCGATTTCATTGTTGATCCGCTGCCCGCCGTTGAGCTGGGCCGCATTGATGCGCAGAGCGCCAAGCAGGTGATCTTCCAGAAGGTCCGTGATGCCGAGCGTGAGCGCCAGTTTGAAGAATTCAAGGACCGCGCCGACGAAGTTATCACCGGCGTTATCAAGTCGGTCGAGTTCGGTCATGTGATCGTCAACCTTGGCCGTGCAGAAGGCGTTATCCGCCGCGACCAGCAGATCCCGCGCGAAGCAGCCCGTGTTGGCGAGCGTGTCCGCGCGCTGATCACCAAGGTCGAGCGTAACAACCGCGGCCCGCAGATTTTCCTCAGCCGCGCGCATCCTGACTTCATGCGCAAGCTGTTCGCTCAGGAAGTGCCCGAAATTTATGACGGCATCATCGAAATCAAAGCCGCCGCCCGCGATCCCGGAAGCCGTGCCAAGATCGGCGTGATTAGCCACGACAGCAGCATCGACCCGGTCGGTGCCTGTGTTGGTATGAAGGGTAGCCGCGTTCAGGCCGTCGTGCAGGAATTGCAGGGCGAGAAGATCGACATCATCCCTTGGAGCGACGACGCCGCGACCTTTACGGTCAACGCGCTGCAGCCTGCCACCGTCAGCCGCGTTGTGCTGGACGAAGATGAAAGCCGCATCGAAGTCGTCGTGCCCGAAGACCAGCTGTCGCTGGCCATTGGTCGCCGCGGCCAGAATGTCCGTCTCGCCAGTCAGCTGACCGACAGCCAGATCGACATCATGACCGAGGAAGAAGCGAGCGTTAAGCGGCAGAAGGAATTCTCCGAACGTTCGAAGATGTTCGAAGAAGAGCTCGACGTGGACGAAACACTGTCCCAACTGCTGGTGGCCGAAGGCTTCGCAGAACTGGAAGAAGTGGCTTATGTTTCGCTTGCGGAACTCGCCGAAATCGAAGGCTTCGACGAAGATCTGGCCGAAGAACTTCAGAACCGTGCCAAAGAAGCGCTCGACCGCCACGAGGCGACTGCACGCACCGCGCGTCAGGAACTTGGCGTCGAAGACGATTTGGCAACTATGCCGCATTTGACCGAGCAGATGCTCGTAGTGCTGGGCAAGGCCGGTATCCTGACGCTCGACGATCTTGCCGATCTCGCGACCGACGAACTGATCGCCAAGAAGCGTGAAGCGCCGCGTCGCCGTAACAATCCCGAAGCTGGTCCGCCTATGAAGCGGCCTCCGCAGCGTGCGGAAGACAAGGGCGGCGTTCTGGGCGCTTACGGTTTGACCGAAGAGCAGGGCAACGAAATCATCATGGCTGCGCGTGCGCATTGGTTCGAAGATGAACCAGCCGCTGACGCAGCACCATCAGAGGAGGCCGCTGATGCGGAATCCTCCACATGA
- the leuC gene encoding 3-isopropylmalate dehydratase large subunit: MASKPRTLYEKIWDAHVVERRDDGTSLVYIDRHLVHEVTSPQAFEALRVSGRKVRRPDLTLAVPDHNLPTTARLDAQGNRIPIADAQSAAQLEALEANAPAFGIRYIDASAAEQGIVHVIGPEQGFSLPGSTIVCGDSHTASHGGLGALAFGIGTSEVEHVLATQTLLLTQSKSMEVRVTGQLGPGVTPKDLVLHIIGIVGTAGGTGHVIEYRGEVFEQMSIEGRLTVCNMSIEAGARAGLIAPDNSVFSYLKGKPMAPKGADWDKALAWWNTLQTDEGATFDKSVTIDASLVEPTVTWGTSPEDVAPIGGKVPAPEDYADPSKQDAVRASLEYMGLTPGQLLAEVAVENIFIGSCTNSRIEDLRAAAAVIKGRHKADNVKWAIVVPGSGLVKLQAEEEGLDKIFTDAGLEWREPGCSACLGMNPDKVPPGERCASTSNRNFVGRQGPGARTHLVSPAMAAAAAITGHLTDVRELTD; this comes from the coding sequence ATGGCAAGCAAACCACGCACATTGTATGAGAAGATCTGGGACGCCCATGTGGTCGAACGACGCGACGATGGCACCAGCCTCGTCTATATCGACCGGCATCTGGTCCATGAAGTCACCAGCCCGCAAGCATTCGAGGCGCTGCGCGTTAGCGGCCGCAAAGTCCGCAGGCCGGATTTGACGCTGGCTGTGCCCGATCACAATTTGCCCACCACCGCGCGGCTTGATGCGCAAGGTAACAGAATTCCGATCGCTGATGCGCAAAGCGCCGCCCAACTCGAGGCGCTTGAAGCCAACGCCCCCGCCTTCGGTATCCGCTACATCGACGCCAGCGCCGCCGAACAAGGAATTGTCCATGTAATCGGCCCCGAGCAAGGCTTCTCGCTGCCCGGTTCAACTATCGTCTGCGGCGATAGCCATACCGCCTCCCACGGCGGACTTGGGGCGCTGGCATTCGGCATTGGCACCAGCGAAGTCGAACATGTGCTCGCCACGCAAACGCTGCTGCTCACCCAATCCAAGAGTATGGAAGTCCGCGTCACCGGCCAGCTTGGCCCCGGCGTGACGCCAAAAGATTTGGTGCTCCATATTATCGGCATCGTCGGCACGGCTGGCGGTACTGGTCATGTCATCGAATATCGCGGAGAAGTCTTCGAGCAAATGAGCATCGAAGGCCGGCTGACCGTTTGCAATATGTCGATCGAAGCGGGCGCTCGCGCTGGCCTGATCGCGCCCGACAACAGTGTATTCTCCTACCTCAAGGGCAAACCAATGGCTCCAAAAGGTGCGGATTGGGACAAGGCTCTGGCGTGGTGGAATACTCTGCAAACTGATGAAGGAGCAACCTTTGACAAGAGCGTCACCATCGACGCCTCCTTGGTCGAACCCACTGTAACTTGGGGCACTAGCCCAGAGGACGTCGCGCCAATTGGCGGTAAGGTCCCGGCCCCGGAAGATTATGCCGATCCATCAAAGCAAGACGCGGTGCGCGCCAGCCTTGAATATATGGGTCTGACGCCCGGCCAATTGCTGGCCGAAGTCGCGGTTGAGAACATCTTCATCGGCAGTTGCACCAACAGCCGTATCGAGGACCTCCGCGCCGCTGCTGCTGTCATCAAGGGGCGGCACAAAGCTGACAATGTGAAGTGGGCCATCGTAGTTCCCGGATCAGGTCTAGTGAAACTTCAGGCCGAGGAAGAGGGTCTCGACAAGATATTTACCGACGCTGGCCTCGAGTGGCGCGAACCCGGCTGCTCGGCCTGCCTCGGCATGAACCCCGACAAGGTACCACCGGGCGAACGTTGCGCCTCGACCAGCAACCGCAACTTTGTGGGTCGCCAGGGTCCCGGAGCGCGCACCCATCTCGTCAGTCCCGCTATGGCGGCGGCGGCTGCGATAACCGGCCATCTGACCGATGTGCGTGAATTGACCGACTGA
- the pspF gene encoding phage shock protein operon transcriptional activator has protein sequence MEREGQFIGQSGAFLDAVERASRAAPMSRPVLVIGERGTGKELIAERLHRLSSRWGEPLITMNCAALPETLIEAELFGHEAGAFTGATKSRIGKFEEADKGTLFLDELATLSMGAQERLLRAVEYGEVTRIGSNRPVRTDVRIVAATNENLPQLAKEGRFRADLLDRLSFEVVTLPPLRVREGDVEVLADYFGRRMAAELGWEAWPGYSEHVAKQLEDHDWPGNVRELRNVTERAVYRWDNWEEPIGYAQFDPFDSPWMPQSPPRAPSEAAAGDAAPQSEQAPAPQPSLDNVDDLRSAVDAHEREIVEHALGKHRWNQRQTAKALGLSYDQMRHTIKKHGLAED, from the coding sequence ATGGAACGCGAAGGACAATTTATCGGGCAGTCAGGGGCGTTTCTCGACGCCGTTGAACGTGCCAGCCGGGCGGCGCCCATGTCGCGCCCAGTGCTCGTGATTGGCGAGCGGGGGACGGGCAAGGAGCTCATCGCCGAACGTCTCCACCGCCTGTCCAGCCGCTGGGGTGAGCCGCTGATAACGATGAACTGCGCCGCATTGCCCGAAACGCTGATCGAGGCAGAGTTGTTCGGTCATGAGGCTGGTGCATTCACAGGCGCTACCAAATCACGCATCGGAAAGTTTGAAGAAGCCGACAAAGGGACGCTATTTCTCGACGAACTGGCAACATTGTCGATGGGTGCGCAAGAACGCCTGCTGCGCGCCGTGGAATATGGCGAGGTCACGCGGATCGGTTCCAACCGTCCGGTGCGCACCGATGTGCGGATCGTCGCCGCTACCAACGAGAACCTGCCACAGCTTGCCAAAGAAGGCCGCTTCCGCGCCGATTTGCTCGACCGGCTAAGCTTTGAAGTTGTTACTTTGCCGCCGCTGCGTGTGCGTGAGGGCGATGTTGAAGTACTGGCCGACTACTTTGGACGCCGCATGGCAGCGGAGCTAGGTTGGGAAGCGTGGCCTGGCTATTCCGAACATGTTGCCAAGCAGCTTGAGGACCACGACTGGCCGGGCAACGTCCGTGAGCTACGCAATGTTACCGAGCGTGCGGTATACCGCTGGGACAATTGGGAAGAGCCGATTGGTTACGCCCAGTTCGACCCCTTCGATTCGCCGTGGATGCCGCAAAGCCCGCCGCGAGCGCCGAGCGAGGCAGCTGCCGGTGACGCTGCGCCGCAGTCAGAGCAAGCGCCAGCGCCTCAGCCCTCGCTCGACAATGTCGACGATCTGCGTTCGGCAGTGGACGCGCATGAGCGCGAAATAGTCGAGCACGCACTGGGCAAGCACCGCTGGAACCAGCGCCAGACCGCTAAAGCGCTGGGCCTGAGCTACGACCAGATGCGCCATACGATAAAAAAGCACGGACTCGCCGAAGATTAA
- the pspA gene encoding phage shock protein PspA, producing the protein MRRSPTPTQSARNAADEIKEAFSSGVPLMGIFSRTRDIIAANFNDMLDNADDPAKMIRMIIMEMEETLVEVRASAARTIADQKEMHRHVVKLDRLEADWSEKASLALSKEREDLARAALVEKKKATDMGGQLKAEISVLDDALRAYEQDIEKLQVRLREARSRQTAIAARLESAENRVKLRTLMSNERVDEALSRFDQLERHVDYAEGRAEALTIAEGTGTPSLSDEIAALEGADKIDDELEEMKKALGKASSEDKKD; encoded by the coding sequence ATGCGCCGCAGCCCCACTCCGACACAGTCCGCGCGCAACGCCGCTGACGAAATCAAAGAAGCCTTTTCATCTGGAGTTCCCTTGATGGGTATTTTCTCGCGTACACGTGATATCATTGCTGCCAACTTTAATGACATGCTGGATAATGCCGACGATCCGGCAAAAATGATCCGCATGATCATTATGGAAATGGAAGAAACGCTGGTCGAAGTACGCGCCAGCGCCGCCCGCACCATTGCCGACCAGAAGGAAATGCATCGCCATGTGGTGAAGTTGGACCGGCTCGAAGCGGACTGGAGCGAGAAGGCTTCGCTAGCACTGAGCAAGGAACGCGAAGATCTGGCCCGCGCTGCTTTGGTGGAAAAGAAGAAAGCCACCGACATGGGCGGCCAGCTTAAGGCTGAAATCTCCGTCCTCGACGATGCGCTGCGCGCTTACGAGCAGGACATCGAGAAGTTGCAGGTTCGCCTGCGCGAAGCACGCAGCCGCCAGACGGCCATCGCCGCTCGCCTCGAAAGCGCTGAAAACCGCGTGAAACTGCGGACGCTGATGTCGAATGAGCGCGTGGACGAGGCACTGTCACGCTTCGACCAGCTCGAACGCCATGTCGATTACGCCGAAGGCCGCGCGGAAGCGCTGACCATCGCGGAAGGCACGGGCACACCATCACTGTCGGACGAGATTGCCGCGCTGGAAGGCGCCGACAAGATCGACGACGAACTTGAAGAAATGAAAAAGGCGCTCGGCAAGGCCAGCTCCGAAGACAAGAAGGATTGA
- a CDS encoding SufE family protein: protein MRSLSDIAEEYDFLEGDERYRLLIELGRDLEEMPDALKTDATLVRGCSASVWVYPTQDDQKLHFLADSNAAITKGIVALVLSAVQDKPAAEVKDMDVTAALEPFDLKNQLSSNRTQGIPNMIALVKEHATRISAD from the coding sequence ATGAGATCACTTTCCGACATTGCCGAAGAATATGACTTCCTCGAAGGCGACGAGCGTTACCGCCTGCTGATCGAGCTAGGCCGCGATCTGGAAGAAATGCCAGATGCCCTCAAAACCGATGCCACGCTGGTGCGCGGCTGTTCGGCCAGCGTATGGGTCTATCCCACGCAGGACGATCAAAAGCTCCACTTCCTTGCCGATAGCAACGCCGCGATCACCAAAGGTATCGTCGCGCTAGTGCTATCCGCTGTGCAGGATAAACCCGCCGCCGAGGTCAAGGACATGGACGTGACCGCCGCGCTGGAACCGTTTGACCTGAAGAATCAACTCAGTAGCAACCGCACGCAGGGCATTCCCAATATGATTGCGCTGGTCAAAGAGCATGCGACGCGGATTTCAGCGGATTGA
- the rimP gene encoding ribosome maturation protein RimP — MADIARLAEVIDPVAKALGFDLVRVKMIGSDAGDGERGLQIMAEDPATGQLLIEQCAELSRAISDRMDELEEAGDTLVEGAYRLEVSSPGIDRPLTRTKDFADWAGHEVRVSLTDGIESGDGKVRKTFKGILAGITDEVVTVEDFKAKTSKFPFANIHSAKLVLTDKLIAATRPLDTSGADDIIEEQED, encoded by the coding sequence ATGGCCGATATCGCACGCCTTGCCGAAGTAATCGATCCCGTGGCGAAAGCTTTGGGTTTCGATCTCGTGCGTGTGAAGATGATCGGTTCGGACGCTGGTGACGGCGAGCGCGGTTTGCAGATTATGGCGGAAGACCCGGCCACGGGCCAGCTGCTGATTGAACAATGCGCCGAATTGTCGCGCGCTATTTCTGACCGCATGGACGAACTCGAAGAAGCCGGTGATACGCTGGTCGAGGGTGCTTACCGGCTTGAGGTTAGTAGCCCCGGCATTGATCGCCCGCTGACTCGCACAAAAGATTTTGCCGATTGGGCCGGACATGAGGTGCGCGTTTCGCTAACCGATGGTATAGAGAGTGGCGACGGCAAGGTTCGCAAGACGTTCAAAGGCATATTGGCCGGCATCACGGATGAAGTCGTGACGGTCGAAGATTTTAAGGCAAAGACCTCCAAGTTTCCCTTTGCCAACATTCATTCGGCGAAACTCGTCCTGACGGACAAGCTTATCGCTGCCACCCGCCCGCTGGATACCAGTGGTGCAGACGACATTATCGAAGAACAGGAAGACTAG
- a CDS encoding thioesterase family protein translates to MSATPYRFPITIVPSDIDFMGHVNNARYLGWVQDAVLSHWQKIAPAEEVASKAWVALKHEITYRKPAFLDDDIIARTVLEKIRGARAFYTTVIERGEEVVAEINSSWCCIDSSTLRPARIGEEVAAFFFAPKDGNQA, encoded by the coding sequence ATGTCAGCAACACCATACCGATTCCCCATCACAATCGTCCCTTCGGACATTGATTTCATGGGGCATGTAAACAACGCTCGCTACCTCGGCTGGGTGCAAGATGCGGTCCTGTCGCATTGGCAAAAAATCGCTCCTGCAGAAGAGGTTGCGAGCAAAGCTTGGGTCGCGCTGAAGCACGAGATCACCTACCGCAAACCGGCCTTTCTGGATGATGATATCATCGCGCGAACTGTGCTGGAAAAGATCCGCGGAGCGCGGGCATTTTACACCACCGTGATTGAACGGGGCGAGGAAGTGGTCGCGGAAATCAACTCGAGCTGGTGCTGCATCGATTCTTCAACTCTCCGGCCTGCGAGAATTGGTGAGGAGGTTGCCGCATTTTTCTTTGCGCCGAAGGACGGGAATCAGGCCTAG
- a CDS encoding sterol desaturase family protein, with translation MNLWEIIAIVTASVIGMELFAWYAHKYIMHGWGWGWHRDHHEPHDNVLEKNDLFAVVFGTIVFFMFLIGFYVSAALWWTAFGITLYGIIYTVVHDGLVHQRYFKWVPKRGYAKRLVQAHKLHHATVGKEGGVSFGFVFAADPAKLKAELKRQRESGEAVVRDSAGA, from the coding sequence ATGAATCTCTGGGAAATCATTGCAATTGTGACCGCATCCGTCATCGGGATGGAGCTGTTCGCGTGGTATGCGCATAAGTACATCATGCATGGTTGGGGCTGGGGCTGGCACCGCGACCATCACGAACCGCATGACAATGTGCTGGAGAAGAACGACCTGTTCGCCGTAGTTTTCGGCACTATCGTGTTCTTCATGTTTCTGATCGGTTTCTATGTGTCGGCCGCGCTGTGGTGGACGGCATTCGGGATCACGCTTTACGGCATCATCTACACTGTCGTGCATGATGGGTTGGTGCATCAACGCTATTTCAAATGGGTCCCCAAACGCGGCTATGCCAAACGATTGGTGCAAGCGCATAAGCTCCACCACGCAACCGTCGGTAAAGAAGGCGGTGTCAGCTTCGGCTTCGTATTTGCCGCTGACCCGGCAAAACTGAAGGCGGAACTCAAGCGCCAGCGCGAAAGCGGTGAGGCTGTGGTGCGCGATAGCGCGGGAGCGTGA
- the pspB gene encoding envelope stress response membrane protein PspB translates to MFPSEIIIVPILFIGLPWLIMHYITKWKTAGSITGDDEQLLDELYHLAKRLDDRMDTVERLVASDNPDFKTSRLMHDHDIDNQPLRELDRLIADKGEAK, encoded by the coding sequence ATGTTCCCGAGCGAAATTATCATCGTGCCGATACTCTTCATCGGACTGCCGTGGCTGATCATGCACTACATCACCAAGTGGAAAACCGCTGGTTCGATCACTGGAGATGACGAGCAGCTTCTCGATGAATTGTACCATCTGGCCAAACGTCTTGATGACCGGATGGACACAGTTGAGCGTCTCGTCGCCAGCGACAATCCAGACTTCAAAACCAGCCGCCTGATGCACGACCACGATATCGACAACCAGCCACTGCGCGAACTGGACCGCCTGATCGCCGATAAGGGAGAAGCCAAATGA
- the pspC gene encoding envelope stress response membrane protein PspC, translating into MTSERTTLYRDKINGKIMGVCAGIADYTGVNAAWVRLGFVAALLTGILGPIIIPGYFLTGFLLNKKPQHLYVDREEQKYWQRVRQSPTRTSREIRSQFRDIDRRLADVETFYVTSNPRLSAEIERLR; encoded by the coding sequence ATGACTAGCGAACGGACCACTCTCTATCGCGACAAAATCAACGGAAAGATCATGGGGGTGTGCGCAGGAATTGCCGATTACACCGGCGTGAATGCAGCTTGGGTTCGCCTTGGATTTGTTGCCGCTCTTCTAACCGGCATCCTCGGCCCGATCATTATTCCAGGCTACTTCCTGACCGGGTTCTTGCTCAACAAGAAACCGCAGCACCTGTATGTTGACCGAGAAGAGCAGAAGTATTGGCAACGTGTGCGCCAAAGCCCGACCCGCACGAGCCGTGAAATCCGCAGCCAGTTCCGCGATATCGACCGCCGTCTGGCCGACGTTGAAACATTCTACGTTACCAGCAACCCGCGCCTGTCCGCCGAAATCGAGCGCCTGCGCTAA
- a CDS encoding DUF448 domain-containing protein — MRNPPHEPLGSGISDGEQARKPAPERRCVLAGETAPRDGLVRLAISPDGDVLPDIHAKAPGRGAWIGVNRAELETAIEKGALRGALARAFKGAKLAIPAELPQMIEDALLRSFTDRLGLAMRAGHLLVGSDRIAQSARSGQVAWLAHASDAKQDGSSKLDQAWRVGLEEEGSGRRGMRLPLDRAALSVALGRDNVVHLALADAKAAERVLDPLQRLLHFAGETPAENEDENGNRAVQSHDALTPTTD, encoded by the coding sequence ATGCGGAATCCTCCACATGAGCCGCTAGGTTCCGGCATCTCTGACGGCGAACAGGCGCGGAAACCCGCGCCCGAACGCCGCTGCGTGCTTGCGGGTGAAACCGCACCGCGAGACGGGCTCGTGCGTCTGGCCATTTCGCCCGATGGCGATGTGCTTCCCGATATTCATGCCAAGGCCCCAGGGCGGGGTGCATGGATCGGGGTAAACCGCGCTGAGCTGGAGACGGCGATCGAAAAAGGTGCCCTGCGCGGAGCGTTAGCGCGGGCTTTTAAGGGCGCAAAGCTGGCAATTCCGGCAGAGCTTCCCCAAATGATAGAAGATGCATTGCTGCGCAGCTTTACCGACCGGCTTGGTCTGGCGATGCGTGCGGGTCACCTGCTGGTGGGCAGTGACCGGATCGCGCAATCGGCGCGTAGCGGACAGGTGGCATGGCTCGCCCATGCCTCTGATGCGAAGCAAGATGGCTCCAGCAAACTCGATCAAGCATGGCGGGTTGGATTGGAAGAAGAAGGTTCCGGCAGGCGCGGTATGCGCTTGCCACTGGACCGGGCGGCTCTGTCTGTGGCATTGGGCCGCGACAATGTCGTCCATCTGGCGCTTGCGGATGCGAAAGCAGCGGAGAGGGTTTTAGACCCACTCCAGCGCCTGCTGCATTTTGCGGGGGAAACTCCGGCAGAAAACGAAGATGAAAACGGGAACCGCGCCGTGCAATCGCATGACGCGCTAACTCCGACGACTGATTGA